The following proteins are co-located in the Lentibacillus sp. JNUCC-1 genome:
- the yfmH gene encoding EF-P 5-aminopentanol modification-associated protein YfmH codes for MLSTTYENVDETIYTEVLDNGLTVCLLPRQGLSKTYGIFTTAFGATDMTFVPIGQSKKTTVPLGVAHFLEHKMFDKGDHDAFADFSKLGSAANAYTNSTETAYLFSATEKVKENVELLLDFVQDPYFTEETVEKEKGIITQEAQMYADNPDQRLYMSTLEALFEHHPVRYEVLGTLESINNITKDDLYTCYHTFYHPSNMTLCIAGQMDVEEMMDFIRANQNEKEFAPADDIQRFTPEEPKAVYESKKTISMPVSTPKCMVGIKEYSETISEDELRNRTLLTSMMLSYFFGSSGPFYKELYDEGIIDFSFGAETLSEQDYGYSLLSSNAQDPEMFAQRVKSLLLSTKTYQLDEVSFERMKKRKIGSLLRGMNSIENVAENIIWHNNRGLDYFKLIPAIEALTLEEANNFLDSWIEEDRISIVTMLPEQD; via the coding sequence ATGCTTAGTACAACATATGAAAATGTCGATGAAACGATTTATACCGAGGTCCTTGATAATGGATTGACGGTTTGTTTATTGCCGCGCCAAGGATTGTCTAAAACGTATGGCATATTCACGACTGCGTTTGGGGCAACGGATATGACGTTTGTTCCGATCGGTCAATCGAAGAAAACAACCGTTCCTCTTGGTGTTGCGCATTTTCTTGAGCATAAGATGTTTGATAAAGGTGACCATGATGCCTTTGCAGACTTCTCAAAGCTCGGTTCGGCCGCCAATGCTTATACGAATTCGACTGAGACAGCATATTTATTCTCGGCAACAGAGAAAGTAAAAGAAAACGTCGAGTTATTGCTTGATTTTGTGCAAGATCCTTATTTTACAGAGGAAACAGTAGAAAAAGAGAAAGGCATCATTACACAGGAAGCACAGATGTATGCTGACAATCCAGATCAGAGATTATATATGAGTACGCTGGAAGCTTTGTTTGAGCATCATCCTGTCAGATATGAGGTGCTTGGTACGCTTGAATCGATCAACAACATAACGAAAGATGATCTATACACGTGCTATCATACATTCTATCATCCGTCGAATATGACCTTATGCATAGCAGGTCAAATGGATGTTGAAGAGATGATGGATTTCATTCGAGCTAACCAAAACGAAAAAGAATTCGCTCCAGCCGATGATATTCAGCGTTTTACACCTGAAGAGCCAAAGGCAGTTTATGAAAGTAAAAAGACAATCTCCATGCCAGTATCCACGCCGAAATGCATGGTCGGTATAAAAGAGTACAGTGAGACCATCAGTGAAGACGAACTTCGGAACAGAACGCTTTTAACCAGCATGATGCTCAGTTATTTCTTCGGAAGCAGCGGTCCATTTTATAAAGAATTGTACGATGAAGGGATTATTGACTTTTCATTTGGAGCCGAAACGCTTTCTGAACAAGACTATGGGTATTCTTTGCTCTCGAGCAATGCACAAGATCCTGAGATGTTTGCCCAGAGAGTTAAGTCTTTGCTGTTATCGACGAAAACATATCAACTTGATGAAGTTTCTTTTGAACGGATGAAAAAACGTAAGATCGGCAGTTTACTCCGCGGCATGAACTCTATTGAAAATGTCGCCGAGAACATTATCTGGCACAATAACCGCGGTCTTGATTATTTCAAACTCATCCCGGCCATCGAAGCTTTGACATTGGAAGAGGCTAATAACTTCCTGGACAGCTGGATTGAAGAGGACCGGATCAGCATTGTGACCATGCTTCCAGAGCAAGACTAA
- a CDS encoding sensor histidine kinase has product MDWSSLPVLNVAVLIAASLMIGLSLVGVRPRFYIIKVILVSLGTSIVWEVLNFMHDISFLLPVVYIALIPILAVYLKLSWLQSTIAALLGVVYDLGFVELLQYNLFDLILSVSGIEEDGMIQLVLTLFVMLNNIFVSYIVYQNEPRLIQGDLFYLEKDEESQITAYRLHFVFSIVILVSINVFLYFSNVERDMFPPIYRVFVTFWSLFMCGLILFFLRAMIQHKMEQVQLYMDKQYQQDMLSFFAIIRSQRHDFNFHLNSIYGLITRQEYGACLDYIDEVVSTAQQVNELLPLKHPAISAMLNTQSGNAEGKGIKMHFRIMDDLKDMPCTVYDMNKVLGNLIQKAIEEVDEHIKEGRWVDVEITQEYGQISLKIANPTTLEEHQLGQMFTSGFSTKNTHEGIGLVGIEKIVTRYNGIIFPELTDRVLTMIVRIPLTQT; this is encoded by the coding sequence ATGGACTGGAGCAGTCTTCCGGTATTAAATGTAGCGGTGCTTATTGCTGCAAGTTTGATGATCGGTTTATCACTCGTGGGCGTCCGCCCGCGTTTTTATATTATAAAAGTTATCTTGGTCAGTTTGGGAACATCTATTGTCTGGGAAGTTCTTAATTTCATGCATGACATATCGTTTTTGCTGCCGGTTGTGTATATTGCCTTGATTCCAATCTTGGCGGTTTATTTGAAGTTGTCATGGCTTCAAAGTACCATAGCTGCACTTCTCGGGGTGGTATATGACCTGGGTTTTGTGGAGCTGCTGCAATACAACCTGTTTGATCTGATCTTGTCTGTAAGCGGGATTGAAGAAGACGGAATGATTCAGCTTGTTTTGACATTGTTCGTCATGCTGAACAATATATTTGTTTCTTATATCGTTTATCAGAATGAGCCCCGCTTAATTCAGGGTGATTTGTTTTATCTGGAAAAAGATGAAGAAAGTCAAATAACCGCCTATCGGCTTCACTTTGTATTCAGTATTGTGATTCTGGTGTCAATTAATGTCTTTTTATATTTTTCAAATGTTGAACGGGACATGTTTCCGCCGATTTATCGTGTATTCGTCACATTCTGGAGCTTGTTCATGTGCGGGCTGATTTTATTCTTCTTGCGTGCGATGATTCAACACAAGATGGAACAGGTGCAGCTGTATATGGACAAACAGTATCAGCAGGATATGCTGTCCTTTTTTGCTATAATCCGCTCACAGCGCCACGACTTCAATTTTCATTTGAATTCGATTTATGGGTTAATTACCCGTCAGGAATATGGCGCATGTTTAGACTATATTGATGAGGTTGTTTCGACAGCCCAACAGGTGAATGAACTTCTGCCGCTGAAGCACCCCGCCATCAGTGCCATGTTGAATACGCAAAGTGGAAATGCAGAAGGTAAAGGGATTAAGATGCATTTCCGAATTATGGATGACTTAAAAGACATGCCCTGCACGGTTTATGACATGAATAAAGTGCTGGGCAATCTGATTCAAAAAGCAATTGAAGAAGTGGACGAACATATTAAAGAGGGGCGCTGGGTCGACGTTGAGATTACTCAGGAGTATGGTCAGATCTCCCTTAAAATAGCCAATCCTACGACATTAGAGGAACATCAACTGGGCCAAATGTTCACGTCTGGTTTTTCGACAAAAAATACACATGAGGGCATTGGTCTTGTTGGCATTGAGAAAATTGTAACACGATATAACGGTATCATTTTCCCTGAATTGACCGATCGTGTACTCACAATGATTGTAAGAATTCCACTGACACAAACATAA
- a CDS encoding LytR/AlgR family response regulator transcription factor, giving the protein MLEIRTLIVDDDQNAINTLIMHLTSFPFIHVEGDVNDGKSAMRFLRTEQIDLIFLDIEMDDIDGLQLAGHIQSLNPAIMIIFVTGHAGFALEGYEHHPLDFLTKPVDFFRLEKSMQLVEKQKTKHENPSEPNQKIGMKVAGGIRIVNVKDIVFIEKKGRKIHINCKKEDSFQSSDSMKNLENIFAPYGFYRCHQSFIVPIHQIKAIMPDAYTRSHAIQLKDNTELPLSRNKYHELTSLLSERGITIY; this is encoded by the coding sequence ATGTTGGAAATCAGAACACTAATTGTCGACGATGATCAAAATGCAATTAACACGTTAATAATGCATCTTACATCTTTTCCGTTCATTCATGTGGAAGGGGATGTAAACGACGGGAAATCCGCGATGCGTTTTCTGAGAACTGAACAGATTGATTTGATATTCCTGGATATTGAAATGGATGACATCGATGGTCTGCAACTCGCTGGGCATATTCAATCACTGAACCCGGCCATTATGATTATTTTTGTGACAGGGCATGCCGGATTTGCTCTTGAGGGATATGAGCATCACCCTTTGGATTTTCTAACGAAGCCAGTCGACTTTTTTCGTCTGGAAAAATCGATGCAGCTTGTCGAAAAACAGAAAACCAAACACGAAAATCCATCAGAACCAAATCAGAAAATTGGCATGAAAGTCGCCGGTGGAATCCGGATCGTGAATGTGAAAGACATTGTTTTTATTGAAAAAAAAGGCCGAAAGATTCACATTAACTGTAAAAAAGAGGACTCTTTTCAATCCAGTGACTCCATGAAGAATCTTGAGAATATCTTTGCGCCGTATGGATTTTATAGATGTCATCAGTCATTTATTGTGCCCATACATCAAATTAAGGCCATTATGCCGGATGCCTACACCCGCTCACATGCAATTCAGCTGAAAGACAATACTGAGTTGCCTTTGAGTCGGAATAAGTACCATGAGCTCACAAGCTTGCTGAGCGAAAGAGGGATCACCATATATTAG
- a CDS encoding response regulator transcription factor: protein MLSILIVDDDPHIRELLRFYLHKEGYRTVEAGDGQEALDVLEETQCHLAIVDVMMPHVDGYELCKEIRTDYDIPVLMLTAKGEMADKEKGFIAGTDDYVVKPFEPKEVLFRVQALLRRYQMVNEQAIHVGQTTINRKSYEVESNGKTLILPLKEFELLAQLASYPEQIFSREQLLELVWGRDYEGSDRTIDVHIKRLRERFANEGSGFEIETVRGLGYKLTMHGRS, encoded by the coding sequence GTGCTGAGCATATTAATCGTGGACGATGATCCTCATATTAGAGAGCTGTTAAGATTTTATCTGCATAAAGAAGGTTATAGGACGGTAGAAGCGGGTGATGGTCAAGAGGCGCTCGACGTGCTCGAGGAGACACAGTGCCACTTGGCTATCGTTGACGTCATGATGCCCCATGTTGACGGATATGAGCTTTGCAAAGAAATCAGGACAGATTATGATATCCCTGTGCTCATGCTGACGGCTAAAGGGGAAATGGCCGATAAAGAAAAAGGCTTTATAGCTGGAACGGATGATTATGTCGTGAAGCCTTTTGAACCAAAAGAAGTCCTGTTTCGAGTCCAGGCTCTGCTCAGGCGGTATCAAATGGTGAACGAACAGGCCATTCACGTTGGCCAGACGACGATTAATCGAAAAAGCTATGAAGTGGAATCAAATGGCAAGACACTGATTTTGCCACTAAAGGAATTTGAACTTTTGGCGCAGCTTGCCAGTTATCCGGAGCAAATCTTCTCCCGAGAGCAACTGCTCGAGCTTGTGTGGGGCAGGGATTATGAAGGCAGTGACCGAACAATTGATGTACACATTAAAAGGCTTCGTGAGAGGTTTGCAAATGAAGGCAGCGGTTTTGAAATTGAGACGGTGAGAGGGCTCGGCTATAAACTGACCATGCACGGGAGGTCATAA
- a CDS encoding sensor histidine kinase codes for MKTLYIRIIVTTMVIMITSAIIAFVVTNVYYHYELKPQNDEKITGIAERVAGMIESDAVDENNYLRDLSHLGYQFYLVKPDGDSKMFGDRFRSYELEDGIIEEVLAGKTYHGVANYPWQLFVTGFFDNELRNTIGVLVELEGEKRALFVRPNAARQFGEMRFFLAVILVATLLLSFLFILTSTTFIVHPIKKLTAATKKIAAGNYHIKLDEKRRDEIGRLARDFSRMSDSLQQTEAQRQTFVSNVSHEIQSPLTSIQGFSRAIREEDMTDEERAHYLGIIEKESKRLSNLSRQLLTLSFLDRDNTTGNMKQFDLAKQLRDVVSVTEWQWREKELSVEVDLAPAMMTGDPEMLQQVWTNLLTNAIRYTDKGGSIKVRTSEDRTLVYVTVEDTGIGIRDEELTHVFERFYKVDKARTRTENSTGLGLSIVKKIIEVHDGTITVTSELGKGSTFHVTLPKSQP; via the coding sequence ATGAAAACACTCTATATCCGAATTATTGTCACGACTATGGTCATTATGATCACAAGTGCGATTATTGCTTTTGTGGTGACCAACGTGTATTACCACTATGAACTCAAACCTCAGAACGATGAAAAAATCACCGGTATTGCTGAACGGGTTGCAGGAATGATTGAAAGCGATGCCGTTGATGAAAACAATTATCTGCGTGACTTGTCACATCTGGGATATCAATTTTATCTTGTGAAGCCCGATGGCGACAGCAAAATGTTTGGGGATCGCTTTAGGTCATATGAGTTGGAAGACGGGATTATTGAAGAGGTCCTTGCAGGGAAAACATATCACGGCGTAGCAAACTACCCATGGCAACTATTTGTTACGGGGTTTTTTGATAATGAGTTAAGAAATACGATTGGGGTCCTTGTAGAACTTGAGGGCGAAAAGCGGGCATTATTTGTCAGGCCCAATGCTGCCCGTCAGTTTGGAGAAATGCGCTTTTTCCTAGCTGTTATCCTGGTTGCGACTTTATTGCTCAGTTTCTTGTTTATCTTGACGAGTACCACGTTCATCGTTCATCCGATAAAGAAACTGACGGCTGCAACAAAGAAAATCGCGGCCGGAAATTATCATATTAAGCTTGATGAAAAGCGGCGTGATGAGATCGGGAGGCTGGCCCGTGACTTTTCACGGATGAGTGACAGTCTGCAGCAGACAGAGGCACAGCGCCAGACATTTGTCTCAAACGTATCACATGAAATCCAGTCCCCCTTGACATCCATCCAAGGCTTTTCAAGAGCAATCCGTGAAGAGGATATGACAGATGAAGAGCGGGCGCATTATCTGGGTATTATTGAAAAAGAAAGCAAACGGTTGTCGAATTTGAGCCGGCAACTTCTGACATTGTCATTTCTAGATCGGGATAATACGACAGGGAACATGAAGCAGTTTGATTTGGCAAAGCAGCTGCGTGACGTTGTTTCAGTAACTGAGTGGCAGTGGCGTGAAAAGGAATTATCAGTTGAGGTGGATCTGGCTCCTGCGATGATGACGGGCGATCCGGAGATGCTGCAGCAAGTGTGGACGAACTTGTTGACCAATGCCATTCGGTACACCGATAAAGGGGGCAGCATCAAGGTCAGGACAAGTGAGGACCGGACGCTGGTGTATGTGACTGTTGAAGATACAGGCATCGGGATTCGTGATGAAGAACTGACACATGTGTTTGAGCGGTTTTATAAAGTGGATAAGGCTCGGACGCGGACAGAGAACTCAACCGGGCTCGGTCTGTCGATTGTGAAAAAGATTATTGAAGTGCACGATGGCACTATTACAGTCACAAGTGAGCTTGGAAAAGGCTCCACCTTCCATGTAACCTTGCCAAAATCACAGCCTTAA